In Flavobacterium gelatinilyticum, a genomic segment contains:
- a CDS encoding alpha-amylase: protein MKKPIAKLCLLAAVTTFLYSCSENETNEIEAKAESKEFQIINVTHHDGKPFSTGDSKSSLTGKYVDNPGGGVMMQAFYWDVPAGGNWWNTVSSKVTAWGNAGIGSIWLPPASKAQNGAFSMGYDPTDYFDFGDYNQNGSVETRFGSKTELVNLITAAHNENIKVYADIVINHNSGGQSEANPYTGTNTWTNFSGVASGKFTRNYNDFYKNSYGNNDEGAFGGFPDLCHANPHVQDWLWLRADGVGKYYKNTMKFDGWRFDYVKGFGPWVVNAWNANVGGFSVGEYWDSNVNTLEWWANNANSSVFDFACYYKMNDAFDGNNLALLNDDMMWKRNPYKAVTFVTNHDTDEIWSKLLAYSYILTHEGYPTIFYRDYEEWLDKNKLNNLIWIHNNKATGTTSILYSDNDEYVARRNGYNGNPGLVVYINNSDTWQERWIQTNWANTQIKDFTGNSTWYPTTQADKWVKIQCPPKGYSIWSINQ, encoded by the coding sequence ATGAAAAAACCTATTGCAAAATTATGTTTGCTGGCTGCTGTTACCACATTTCTCTATTCTTGCTCGGAAAACGAAACAAACGAAATTGAAGCAAAAGCAGAAAGCAAAGAATTTCAAATCATTAACGTAACACATCACGATGGAAAACCTTTTAGTACCGGCGATTCTAAATCGTCGCTGACAGGGAAATATGTTGATAATCCGGGAGGAGGTGTTATGATGCAGGCCTTTTACTGGGATGTTCCTGCGGGCGGAAACTGGTGGAACACAGTAAGCAGTAAAGTAACTGCCTGGGGAAATGCTGGAATTGGTTCGATCTGGCTTCCTCCTGCTTCTAAAGCACAAAACGGAGCTTTTTCGATGGGATATGATCCAACAGATTATTTTGATTTTGGAGATTACAATCAGAATGGAAGCGTAGAAACCAGATTTGGTTCTAAAACCGAATTGGTAAACTTAATTACAGCTGCTCATAATGAAAATATTAAAGTTTATGCCGATATCGTTATCAATCATAACAGCGGCGGACAATCTGAAGCTAATCCTTACACCGGAACCAATACCTGGACGAATTTCAGCGGTGTAGCCTCGGGAAAATTTACTCGAAATTACAATGATTTTTACAAAAACAGTTACGGAAACAATGATGAAGGTGCATTTGGAGGCTTTCCTGATTTATGCCATGCAAATCCTCATGTTCAGGACTGGCTGTGGCTGAGAGCTGACGGAGTTGGGAAATATTATAAAAACACGATGAAATTTGACGGATGGAGATTTGATTATGTTAAAGGTTTTGGTCCGTGGGTAGTAAATGCATGGAATGCAAATGTAGGCGGATTTTCTGTTGGAGAATACTGGGATTCAAATGTAAACACTCTTGAATGGTGGGCTAATAATGCCAATAGTTCTGTTTTTGATTTTGCCTGTTATTATAAAATGAACGATGCTTTTGACGGAAATAATCTTGCGCTTTTAAATGATGACATGATGTGGAAACGTAATCCATACAAAGCCGTTACTTTTGTAACCAATCATGATACGGATGAAATCTGGAGCAAACTTCTGGCGTATTCGTATATATTGACTCACGAAGGATATCCAACTATCTTTTACAGGGATTATGAAGAATGGTTAGACAAAAACAAGCTGAATAACCTAATCTGGATTCACAACAATAAAGCAACCGGAACAACTTCTATTTTATATTCTGATAATGACGAATATGTAGCAAGAAGAAACGGCTACAATGGAAATCCGGGATTGGTAGTTTACATTAATAATTCTGACACCTGGCAGGAAAGATGGATTCAAACCAATTGGGCCAATACACAAATTAAGGATTTCACAGGAAATTCAACCTGGTACCCGACTACTCAGGCAGATAAATGGGTAAAAATACAATGTCCTCCAAAAGGATATTCAATTTGGTCAATTAATCAGTAA
- the rpoC gene encoding DNA-directed RNA polymerase subunit beta' has protein sequence MMNNRNNKDKNPVKRFNKISIGLASPESILKESRGEVLKPETINYRTHKPERDGLFCERIFGPVKDFECACGKYKRIRYKGIICDRCGVEVTEKKVRRDRVGHINLVVPIAHIWYFRSLPNKIGYILGLPSKKLDMIIYYERYVVIQAGIAKNADGESLQRLDFLTEEEYLNILDTLPQENQYLDDLDPNKFVAKMGAECIMDLLARIDLDALSYELRHSANNETSKQRKTEALKRLQVVESFRESNENRENRPEWMIMKVVPVIPPELRPLVPLDGGRFATSDLNDLYRRVIIRNNRLKRLMEIKAPEVILRNEKRMLQESVDSLFDNTRKASAVKTESNRPLKSLSDSLKGKQGRFRQNLLGKRVDYSARSVIVVGPELKLYECGLPKDMASELYKPFVIRKLIERGIVKTVKSAKKIIDKKEPVVWDILENVIKGHPVLLNRAPTLHRLGIQAFQPKLIEGKAIQLHPLVCTAFNADFDGDQMAVHLPLGPEAILEAQLLMLASHNILNPANGAPITVPSQDMVLGLYYMTKERISTEDHKIIGQDLTFYSAEEVNIALNEGRLELNARVKIRAKDFNDAGELVYKIIQTTAGRVLFNEVVPEAAGYINDVLTKKNLRDIIGHILSVTDVPTTAAFLDNMKDMGYKFAFRGGLSFSLGDIRIPEQKTKLIADAREQVEGISTNYNMGLITNNERYNQVIDVWTSANAQLTELAMKNIREDQQGFNSVYMMLDSGARGSKEQIRQLTGMRGLMAKPKKSTAGGGEIIENPILSNFKEGLSILEYFISTHGARKGLADTALKTADAGYLTRRLHDVSQDVIVNIEDCGTLRGVEVAALKKNEEIVESLGERILGRVALQDVINPLTNEVMVKSGEQITESIMRTIEASPIEKVEVRSPLTCEALKGICAKCYGRNLATGKMTQRGEAVGVIAAQSIGEPGTQLTLRTFHVGGVAGGISEESSIITRFAGRLEIEDLKTVKGEDSEGNSVDIVVSRSTELKLVDEKTGIVLNTHNIPYGSSIFVNDGDTVAKGTVICKWDPYNGVIVSEFTGKIAYEDLEQGQSFMVEIDEQTGFQEKVISEARNKKLIPTLLVYGKEGELIRSYNLPVGAHLMVENGEKIKAGKVLVKIPRRSSKAGDITGGLPRITELLEARNPSNPAVVSEIDGVVSFGKIKRGNREIVIESKFGEIKKYLVKLSSQILVQENDFVRAGVPLSDGAITPDDILRIQGPAAVQQYLVNEIQEVYRLQGVKINDKHFEVVIRQMMRKVRVQDPGDTLFLEDQLIHTKDFIVQNDKLYGMKVVEDAGDSSVLKPGQIITPRELRDENSLLKRNDKNLVVARDVITATATPVLQGITRASLQTKSFISAASFQETTKVLNEAAVAGKVDDLEGLKENVIVGHRIPAGTGMREYDNTIVGSKDDYNEMMANKEEYIY, from the coding sequence ATGATGAATAACAGAAACAATAAAGATAAAAATCCAGTAAAAAGATTTAACAAAATCTCTATTGGATTGGCTTCACCAGAATCTATCCTAAAAGAATCAAGAGGAGAGGTTTTAAAGCCAGAAACAATTAACTATAGAACTCACAAACCAGAGCGTGACGGACTTTTCTGTGAAAGAATCTTCGGACCAGTAAAAGATTTCGAATGTGCTTGTGGTAAGTATAAAAGAATTCGTTACAAAGGTATCATCTGTGACCGTTGTGGTGTTGAAGTTACTGAGAAAAAAGTACGTCGTGATAGAGTAGGACACATCAACCTTGTTGTGCCAATTGCTCACATCTGGTACTTCCGTTCTCTTCCAAACAAAATTGGTTATATCCTTGGTCTTCCATCTAAGAAATTAGATATGATCATTTACTATGAAAGATACGTAGTAATCCAAGCTGGTATCGCTAAAAATGCAGATGGAGAATCATTACAAAGATTAGATTTCTTAACTGAAGAAGAATACTTAAACATTTTAGATACTCTTCCACAAGAAAACCAATATTTAGACGATTTAGATCCTAATAAATTTGTTGCCAAAATGGGAGCAGAGTGTATTATGGATTTATTAGCTCGTATTGACCTAGATGCTTTATCTTATGAATTAAGACACAGCGCTAACAACGAGACTTCTAAACAAAGAAAAACTGAGGCTTTAAAAAGATTACAAGTTGTTGAGTCTTTCCGTGAGTCTAACGAAAACCGTGAAAACCGTCCTGAGTGGATGATTATGAAAGTGGTTCCAGTTATCCCGCCGGAATTACGTCCGCTTGTGCCACTTGATGGAGGTCGTTTTGCAACTTCAGATTTGAACGATTTATATCGTCGTGTAATCATCCGTAACAATCGTTTGAAAAGATTAATGGAGATTAAAGCTCCAGAAGTTATCTTAAGAAACGAGAAACGTATGTTGCAAGAATCTGTAGATTCATTATTCGATAACACACGTAAAGCTTCTGCTGTTAAAACAGAATCAAACAGACCATTAAAATCATTATCTGACTCGTTAAAAGGTAAACAAGGACGTTTCCGTCAAAACCTTTTAGGAAAACGTGTGGATTATTCTGCTCGTTCGGTAATTGTCGTTGGTCCAGAGTTAAAATTATATGAGTGCGGATTGCCAAAAGATATGGCATCTGAGTTATACAAACCATTCGTTATCCGTAAGTTGATCGAAAGAGGTATTGTAAAAACAGTAAAATCTGCTAAGAAAATCATTGACAAAAAAGAGCCTGTAGTTTGGGATATCCTTGAAAACGTAATTAAAGGACACCCAGTATTACTTAACCGTGCTCCTACTTTGCACAGACTTGGTATTCAGGCATTCCAGCCAAAATTAATTGAAGGAAAAGCGATCCAGTTACACCCATTAGTATGTACGGCATTCAACGCCGATTTCGATGGTGACCAGATGGCGGTTCACTTACCATTAGGACCAGAGGCTATTTTAGAGGCACAATTATTAATGTTGGCTTCTCACAATATCTTGAACCCTGCAAATGGTGCTCCAATTACTGTACCTTCTCAGGACATGGTCTTGGGTCTATACTATATGACCAAAGAGCGTATTTCTACAGAAGATCACAAAATTATTGGTCAGGATTTGACTTTCTACTCTGCTGAAGAAGTAAATATTGCATTAAACGAAGGAAGATTAGAATTGAATGCTCGTGTTAAAATCCGTGCAAAAGATTTTAATGACGCTGGAGAATTAGTGTACAAAATTATTCAAACAACTGCAGGGCGTGTATTATTTAACGAAGTAGTACCTGAAGCAGCTGGATATATCAACGACGTATTGACTAAGAAAAACCTTAGAGATATTATCGGACACATTTTAAGTGTGACTGATGTACCTACAACGGCAGCTTTCTTGGATAATATGAAAGATATGGGTTATAAATTCGCATTTAGAGGAGGTTTATCATTCTCTTTAGGTGATATTAGAATCCCAGAACAAAAAACGAAGTTAATTGCAGATGCCAGAGAGCAAGTTGAAGGTATCTCAACTAACTATAACATGGGTCTTATTACAAATAACGAGCGTTACAACCAGGTTATTGACGTATGGACTTCAGCGAATGCTCAGTTAACAGAGTTGGCAATGAAAAATATTAGAGAAGACCAGCAAGGTTTCAACTCTGTATATATGATGCTTGACTCTGGGGCGAGGGGTTCTAAGGAGCAGATTCGTCAGTTAACTGGTATGCGTGGTTTGATGGCTAAGCCTAAAAAATCTACTGCCGGTGGTGGTGAGATTATTGAAAACCCGATTCTTTCTAACTTTAAGGAAGGTCTTTCGATCCTTGAGTACTTCATTTCTACTCACGGTGCTCGTAAAGGTCTTGCGGATACGGCTCTTAAAACAGCCGATGCTGGTTACTTGACAAGAAGGCTTCATGACGTTTCTCAAGATGTTATTGTTAACATCGAAGATTGTGGAACTTTAAGAGGTGTTGAAGTTGCAGCATTGAAGAAAAATGAGGAAATCGTTGAATCTTTAGGAGAGAGAATTCTAGGACGTGTTGCATTACAAGACGTTATTAATCCTCTTACTAACGAAGTAATGGTTAAATCTGGAGAGCAAATTACTGAATCAATTATGAGAACTATCGAAGCTTCTCCAATTGAGAAAGTAGAAGTTAGATCTCCATTAACTTGTGAAGCTTTAAAAGGTATTTGTGCTAAATGTTACGGTAGAAACTTAGCTACAGGTAAGATGACACAAAGAGGTGAAGCTGTCGGAGTTATTGCCGCTCAGTCTATTGGAGAGCCAGGTACACAGTTAACACTTCGTACGTTCCACGTTGGAGGGGTTGCCGGAGGTATCTCTGAAGAGTCTAGTATTATTACAAGATTTGCAGGTAGACTTGAAATTGAAGATTTAAAAACAGTTAAAGGAGAAGACAGCGAAGGAAACTCTGTTGATATCGTAGTTTCACGTTCAACTGAGTTAAAATTAGTTGACGAGAAAACCGGAATTGTTTTAAATACACATAACATTCCTTATGGATCTAGTATTTTTGTAAATGATGGAGATACTGTTGCTAAAGGAACTGTAATCTGTAAATGGGATCCATATAACGGTGTAATTGTTTCTGAGTTTACTGGTAAGATTGCTTACGAGGATTTAGAGCAAGGACAATCGTTCATGGTTGAGATCGATGAGCAGACTGGTTTCCAGGAAAAAGTAATTTCTGAGGCTAGAAACAAAAAATTAATCCCAACTTTATTGGTTTACGGTAAAGAAGGTGAATTAATTCGTTCTTACAACTTACCGGTAGGTGCACACTTAATGGTTGAGAATGGAGAGAAAATTAAAGCAGGTAAAGTATTAGTTAAGATCCCACGTCGTTCTTCTAAAGCGGGCGATATCACGGGAGGTCTTCCTAGAATTACTGAGCTGCTTGAGGCTCGTAACCCTTCTAACCCGGCTGTTGTATCTGAAATTGATGGTGTTGTATCTTTTGGAAAAATTAAGAGAGGTAACCGTGAGATTGTTATCGAGTCTAAATTTGGTGAAATTAAAAAGTATTTAGTTAAACTTTCTAGCCAAATCTTAGTACAAGAAAATGACTTCGTAAGAGCGGGAGTTCCATTGTCTGACGGTGCAATTACGCCAGATGATATCTTAAGAATTCAAGGTCCGGCTGCTGTTCAACAGTACTTGGTAAATGAAATTCAAGAGGTTTACCGTTTACAAGGGGTAAAAATTAATGACAAGCACTTTGAGGTAGTTATTCGTCAAATGATGCGTAAAGTAAGAGTTCAGGATCCTGGTGATACTTTATTCTTAGAAGATCAATTAATTCATACTAAAGATTTCATCGTTCAAAATGATAAATTATATGGTATGAAGGTGGTTGAAGATGCGGGAGATTCTTCAGTATTGAAACCAGGTCAGATCATTACACCTCGTGAATTACGTGATGAAAATTCATTATTGAAACGAAATGATAAAAATCTTGTTGTAGCAAGAGACGTAATTACTGCAACTGCAACGCCAGTTCTTCAAGGTATTACAAGAGCTTCGTTACAAACTAAATCATTCATTTCTGCGGCTTCATTCCAGGAGACAACGAAAGTACTTAACGAAGCTGCTGTAGCTGGTAAGGTAGATGATTTAGAAGGATTAAAAGAAAATGTAATCGTTGGACACAGAATTCCTGCAGGAACTGGTATGAGAGAATACGATAACACTATCGTAGGATCTAAAGACGATTACAACGAAATGATGGCTAATAAAGAAGAATACATTTATTAA
- a CDS encoding peptidylprolyl isomerase, with product MLLKKLQLKTIDYKFVIMFCFSLFFTSIAAAQEIIPDVVAEKPAEIPSGGKLKVDGIIATVGDYIVLDSDIDKGFLEITSQGGNIKDITRCQMLGKLLEDKLYAHQAIQDSIIVSDAEVRSMMEERLNYMTQQVGDINKVVAYYKKSSVEEFKTYFADILKEQKLASEMRDKIVKEVEITPEEVRNFFKKIPKEELPTFGAEMEVAQIVVEPKVSKEDKQKVIDRLNAIRQDVLDGSSFATKAVLYSQDPGSSPNGGYYKMTRKTPFVKEFKDVAFSLQEGEISAPFETSFGFHIIMVDKIKGQEVELRHILIAPTVSESALKDAKERITNIRAKIASKEISFADAARNESDEKETRANGGTLVNPNTQDTRFELTKMDPTLYGQVSNLKDDEISQPLLNTDDRGKKTYKLITVTNRIDEHTADYAKDYTKIKELALKEKQINAIAKWFDTKIKDTYIKIIGEYRDCSFANNWLKK from the coding sequence ATGTTATTAAAAAAATTACAGCTAAAAACAATTGATTACAAGTTTGTAATAATGTTTTGTTTTTCACTTTTTTTCACTTCAATTGCAGCAGCACAAGAGATAATTCCTGATGTTGTGGCTGAAAAACCAGCTGAAATTCCTTCGGGCGGAAAGCTTAAAGTTGACGGTATTATTGCAACGGTAGGAGATTATATTGTACTTGATTCTGATATCGACAAAGGATTTCTGGAAATAACAAGTCAGGGGGGGAATATTAAAGATATTACAAGATGCCAGATGCTTGGAAAACTTTTAGAAGACAAATTATATGCACACCAGGCTATTCAGGATAGTATTATTGTAAGTGATGCCGAAGTTAGAAGTATGATGGAAGAACGTCTGAATTATATGACGCAGCAGGTTGGAGATATCAACAAGGTTGTAGCTTACTATAAAAAGAGTTCTGTAGAAGAATTTAAAACGTATTTTGCCGATATCTTAAAAGAGCAGAAACTGGCCTCAGAAATGAGAGATAAAATCGTAAAAGAAGTAGAAATTACGCCTGAGGAAGTTCGTAATTTTTTCAAAAAAATACCTAAAGAAGAACTTCCGACTTTTGGTGCTGAAATGGAAGTAGCACAGATCGTAGTTGAACCAAAAGTTTCAAAAGAAGATAAACAAAAAGTAATTGACAGATTAAATGCTATCAGACAGGATGTTTTAGACGGTTCTAGTTTTGCTACAAAAGCAGTTTTATATTCACAGGATCCAGGGTCTTCGCCTAATGGAGGATATTATAAAATGACCCGTAAGACACCATTCGTAAAAGAATTTAAAGATGTTGCGTTTAGTCTGCAGGAAGGAGAGATTTCAGCTCCGTTTGAAACCAGTTTTGGATTCCATATTATTATGGTAGATAAAATTAAAGGTCAGGAAGTTGAATTACGTCATATTTTGATTGCGCCAACAGTTTCTGAAAGTGCTTTAAAAGATGCAAAAGAAAGAATTACCAATATCAGAGCTAAAATTGCAAGCAAAGAAATTTCTTTTGCAGATGCTGCAAGAAATGAATCTGATGAAAAAGAAACAAGAGCTAACGGAGGTACTTTAGTAAATCCAAATACTCAGGATACACGTTTCGAACTTACAAAAATGGACCCTACATTGTATGGACAGGTTTCTAATTTAAAAGATGATGAAATTTCACAGCCTCTTTTAAATACAGATGACAGAGGTAAGAAAACATACAAGTTGATTACGGTTACCAACAGAATTGACGAGCATACTGCTGATTATGCTAAAGATTACACTAAAATTAAAGAATTAGCATTAAAAGAAAAACAAATCAACGCTATTGCAAAATGGTTTGATACTAAGATCAAAGATACTTATATCAAAATTATCGGTGAATACAGAGATTGTTCGTTTGCTAACAACTGGTTAAAAAAATAA
- a CDS encoding DUF3467 domain-containing protein yields MSNPKQQQDQINIELDETIAEGIYSNLAIINHSSSEFVLDFVSIMPGIPKAKVKSRIVLTPQHAKRLLRAIGENIHRFEAAHGEIKETEQAPIPLNFGPAGQA; encoded by the coding sequence ATGAGTAATCCGAAACAACAACAGGATCAAATTAATATTGAGTTAGACGAAACTATCGCAGAAGGAATTTATTCTAATCTTGCGATTATTAATCACTCATCATCAGAGTTTGTTTTAGATTTTGTGAGCATTATGCCAGGGATTCCTAAAGCCAAGGTAAAGTCAAGAATTGTTTTGACACCACAACATGCTAAAAGATTATTAAGAGCAATAGGTGAAAATATCCACAGATTTGAAGCAGCTCATGGCGAAATCAAAGAAACGGAACAAGCACCAATACCGCTTAATTTTGGTCCTGCGGGACAAGCATAA
- a CDS encoding peptide chain release factor 3, whose translation MSFLKEIQRRRTFGIISHPDAGKTTLTEKLLLFGGAIQEAGAVKNNKIKKGATSDFMEIERQRGISVSTSVLAFNYKDKKINILDTPGHKDFAEDTFRTLTAVDSIIVVIDVAKGVEEQTEKLVAVCRMRNIPMIVFINKLDREGKDAFDLMDEVEQKLGLKVTPLSFPIGMGYDFQGIYNLWEENINLFSGDSRKNIEETIAFSDVQNNPELDKIVGEKAANKLREELELIDEVYPKFERQDYLDGKIQPVFFGSALNNFGVRELLDCFITIAPSPRPKDSETRTVDPAEEKMSGFVFKIHANMDPKHRDRLAFIKIVSGTFERNKPYYHVRQKKNLKFSSPNAFFAEKKEIVDISYPGDIVGLHDTGNFKIGDTLTEGEIMSFKGIPSFSPEHFRYINNADPMKAKQLEKGVDQLMDEGVAQLFTLEMNNRKVIGTVGALQYEVIQYRLEHEYGAKCTYENFPVHKACWVKPDDAKNEEFKEFKRIKQKFLAHDKFGQLVFLADSDFTIQMTQSKYPSVKLYFTSEFD comes from the coding sequence ATGAGCTTTTTAAAAGAAATACAACGCAGAAGAACATTTGGAATTATATCGCACCCTGATGCCGGTAAAACTACATTAACAGAGAAATTACTGTTATTTGGAGGTGCTATTCAGGAAGCAGGAGCAGTAAAAAATAACAAAATTAAAAAAGGAGCAACGAGTGACTTTATGGAAATCGAACGCCAGAGAGGTATTTCGGTTTCGACTTCTGTACTTGCTTTTAATTATAAAGACAAAAAAATCAATATCCTTGATACTCCGGGACACAAGGATTTTGCCGAAGATACATTTAGGACTTTAACCGCTGTTGATAGTATAATCGTTGTAATTGACGTTGCAAAAGGGGTTGAGGAGCAGACTGAAAAATTGGTTGCCGTTTGTAGAATGCGTAACATTCCGATGATTGTTTTCATCAACAAACTGGACCGTGAAGGTAAAGATGCTTTTGACCTGATGGATGAAGTTGAACAGAAATTAGGTTTAAAAGTAACACCTTTAAGTTTCCCTATCGGAATGGGGTATGATTTCCAGGGAATTTATAATTTATGGGAAGAAAACATCAATCTTTTCAGCGGAGACAGCCGCAAAAACATCGAAGAAACAATTGCTTTCTCTGATGTTCAGAACAATCCTGAATTAGATAAAATTGTGGGTGAAAAAGCAGCCAATAAACTTCGTGAAGAATTGGAATTGATCGATGAAGTTTATCCAAAATTTGAGCGTCAGGATTATTTAGACGGAAAAATCCAACCCGTATTTTTTGGTTCTGCTTTAAATAATTTTGGAGTTCGCGAATTATTAGATTGTTTCATTACAATTGCACCATCTCCAAGACCAAAAGATTCAGAGACCAGAACAGTTGATCCCGCAGAAGAGAAAATGTCCGGTTTCGTATTTAAAATCCACGCTAATATGGATCCGAAGCACCGTGACCGTTTAGCTTTTATTAAAATCGTTTCGGGAACATTTGAAAGAAATAAACCCTATTATCACGTTCGTCAGAAGAAAAATTTAAAATTCTCAAGTCCGAATGCCTTTTTTGCAGAGAAAAAAGAAATCGTAGATATTTCTTATCCGGGAGATATCGTAGGATTACACGATACAGGAAACTTTAAAATTGGAGATACTTTAACCGAAGGCGAAATTATGAGTTTTAAAGGAATTCCTAGTTTCTCTCCGGAACATTTTAGATACATCAACAATGCCGATCCAATGAAAGCTAAACAGCTGGAAAAAGGAGTTGATCAGTTAATGGATGAAGGTGTAGCACAGTTGTTTACACTTGAAATGAACAATCGTAAAGTTATCGGGACAGTTGGGGCACTTCAGTATGAGGTTATTCAGTACCGTTTGGAGCACGAATACGGTGCAAAATGTACTTATGAAAACTTTCCTGTCCATAAGGCCTGCTGGGTAAAACCTGACGATGCAAAAAATGAGGAATTCAAAGAGTTTAAACGTATTAAACAAAAATTTCTTGCTCATGATAAATTTGGTCAGTTGGTATTTTTAGCCGATTCTGATTTTACTATTCAAATGACACAGAGTAAATATCCTTCTGTGAAACTATACTTTACATCAGAATTTGATTAA